From a single Capsicum annuum cultivar UCD-10X-F1 chromosome 12, UCD10Xv1.1, whole genome shotgun sequence genomic region:
- the LOC124889496 gene encoding uncharacterized protein LOC124889496, which translates to MGSKGDEDLLEASSGVHYSGFHLEESHTSEIDQPTSTDGSVKQPFVIVTLYLILEELVQHLLEAYVMALFLPICCLTLGQNTICCFGMRRPLGIMAKYGNSSCNMATIVKLNL; encoded by the exons ATGGGTTCAAAAGGAGATGAAGATTTATTAGAGGCGTCATCAGGAGTACATTATTCTGGATTCCATTTAGAAGAGTCACATACTTCAGAGATTGATCAACCAACTTCTACAGATGGAAGTGTTAAGCAACCTTTTGTCATAG TGACTTTGTATCTCATCTTAGAGGAGTTAGTTCAGCATTTACTGGAAGCATATGTCATGGCTTTGTTTCTCCCAATTTGTTGTCTGACGCTCGGTCAAAATACAATTTGTTGCTTTGGTATGAGGAGACCTCTAGGAATTATGGCCAAATATGGGAATAGTTCATGTAACATGGCCACAATTGTGAAACTTAATCTTTGA